The Sulfolobus islandicus Y.N.15.51 sequence CTAACCTTTATATTGTCGGTAATTTCTCTTGAAATTCTATCAACGAATTTTTCAGTAGATATTCTACTTAGTTCCGGAAAGAATATCCCACCTGCAAAACCCTTTACTTCCTCAACTTCAAACTTAGGACTAAACGGACTCTTTTTCTCATCCTCTATTCCATTTTCAAACTCTTTAGAATTATGATACAATTCAAGAAGACCATCTTCATGATAATCGAAATCGTTCTTTTCCTCAGCCATTCTCTTGTATTCCGATAGAGAAAACTTAGCCATTTCTCTCATTGTATCCCAAGCTTCTTTTGGAGGATTCTTTTCTAGATTCTTAATAAGCTCTATCAACCAAAGTTTGTCAACTTCCTTTATGTCAGTACTCCCATTCATTTTATATTTTAACATCTTTTTAATCATGCTAAGGGTATTTATTTTATCAAATCTATAAGGCTCTATCAAGCCTGCAGCGTGTATAGAACCAGCTCCTAGGAAACCTTTTTCATATATTATAATGTCTTTTATCCCTTCCTTACCTAGGTAATAAGCAGTAAATAAGCCTACTATCCCTCCTCCTACAATTCCAACTTTCAAGTTAGTTCTTTAATTAATTTCTCAGCAACTTTTTTAACTTTACTTTGTTGCATAGTTAGCTCCTCTAGATATCCAATATTTGCCTTTAACTCATCTACACTGATGAAATTTTCTTTAACAAGCATGAAAGCCGTCCTCCAGGCCAGAATTCTAACATTGGCTTTATTGCTTTTTAGCAATTCAGAAAACCTATGCTTATCTGAGGAGTCAAATATCCCTTCATGAACTAATTTAACAAACAGTCTCCAAGCTTTTTTCCTAATAGTTGGATATATACTTCTTAATAATCTCCAATAGGCGTATCTCACGCTTCTGATGTGTTCTTTTGGAACCATCTCTAGTTGAACTAAATTTAGAACATTACTCCAAGCAGACCATTTTATTTTGTCTGATTGCGCATTTAATGCTCTTTCAATCCCCTTTGTCTGTAAGATTTTATACACATGTAAGTGTTTCCAGGCGTCATCTCTAACCCCTTGCAATCTATGCCACAGTAATGATCTTAAGTAATTCCTATACTGGACTAGTTCATTAACATTCCCAGTTTCGATTAAGAAATCTATAGCTTTCCATCCAACTTCTCTTTCTAATCTATCTTTACTTTTCAGCAAATTAAGTACACTTCTTATATACCTTATCAAATATTTGATGTCTTTTCTTTCCAATGCGTTCTTTATATCCATAATATCTTCCTCAAAAGGAGGCTAAAGCCCTATATTTAGCCATATCGAGAGTCCTTCTATAACACTCAATTAAAGAGTTTATCACTGCATCCCATCTAAATCTAGTCTTAACCCTAGTTATTGCATTTTCACGTACCTTCTCCCAGTATCTCGTATCATCTACTTTAACCTCACTAGCCTTATATAGCAAATCGCTTCTATTAAGCTCTGAAGCCTCTGACAAATATAACGCATTTTTTATAGCTCTAGCTAATTCGTCTATACTTTCAGGCTTAATCAAGAAACCTGTGCCATTATTTTTATCCTCTCTAATGTCAACGATTGTCTCTCTTAAACCCCCTACAGCATAGGCAATTACTGGTAATCCCATAGCCATAGCCTCGATCGAATTTATACCAAACGGTTCCCATCTAGATGGAATTACGAAGACTGAGGAAACGTAATGAAATAGCTTATATATATCTAAATCCATTCTACCTACTATTAGCCTCATGTTATCCCTAATTTCTGAAGCTCTCTCTATAATATCCCAAAGCAAGTTATAATCTCCGGACGGAATTCCAAAAACTAAGAGTCTAGCATTATTTATTTCATTCACAACTGTCTTCATAGCCCTAAAAAGTAAATCTATACCCTTTTGATACACTAATCTCCCAGTAAATAAAACCAAGGGCCCTTCCCCTAAATCATCGAAAGTCCAATCATCTCTTACCCCTAACTTACCCCTACTATTCCATAGCATATTGCCGGTAGTGTAGTCCTCTGGAATAACTCTGAGTGAGTGTAGAGATGAAAGGAGCCTTCTCCTTAACTCCCTTCTGTCCTTAGTTCCATACACTGTAACAGCCTTATTCTGGATCTCTTCTACATCCCAATCTGTGCCATTATACGTTACACATGATTTATTGGCTACCCAATTTCCTACAAAATTGAATACGTCAAAACTTAAATAACTGTAGCTTACACTACTTAACATATCAGCCTCGTAACAACCAAATTTCTCAATTTTTCCATTTGACAACACATCCCATACATATGAATATTTATATAATTCATGCCTGGCCACCATCCAAATATAATGCCAGCAATCCTCAATTCCAGACCAGTCCTGAGAAGCGTAGTGCCAAGGTACGCCAATGTAATTCAGCAAGTGAATGGTGTAAATAACTGGGACGATTATTCGTCTCTCTTCCAAGAGTTGTTTTATCCTTACTGCGGGAATTACAGCGTGCCAATCTTGTGCATGGATTATATCTGGAAGGTTAGATAGATTGCCTAAAGTGAATCCCTCTAATCCTCTTGTAAGGAGCGAAGTTTTCTCCATTGTGTTATCATATACGTTCCATGAATCCAATATTCTACCAGTATTATAATCTAATCCTTTTACCAAAATCACCTTGAAATTATCTATTTTTCCTTCTTCAAACCCTATTTTATAATGATAATAGTTATTATCTAATCCCTTTCTTCTTCCCTCAACAACCATGTCAATGTGCCTCAAACTTAAGAGAGACCTATAGTATTCATTTAGATGCCTTCCATGAGATGGCATGAAAACCGTAACATCTATTCCCTTTTCAGCTAGATGTTTAGCCATGTTATATACAGCATTTCCTAATCCTCCTACACTTGCTATCTTTTGCAATTCAAATGTTATCATCCACACTTTTTTAATGTCCTCAGGTAACCACAGTGATTCAATCCTTTTCATTTCCTAACCACTGCCTTAAGTTTTTCAAATGAGTTTTAAACCTTTCATCTCTCATTACAATTTCCATGAATTCTTTTTCATTCCAAGCTATTGACGCTCTCTTATCTCCTAACATAAATATATAAGGCTCATTCTTAATATTTAATTTATTTATCTCCTCATGTATAAATGTCGATATTGTATAAAATTCATTTATAAATGCGTCTATAGGAGATCCAAAGGCGTTGAAATAGGAATGTACTTCAGCTGGACTCCCATGCCCTAAATAAAGATAATAGTAATTATCGCTTGTAGTGAAATACCTCCAAACTCTTAAGTACTCATTCCCCAATTCCCTTGAGGGCATCTCAGCCCTTCTAACTGCGTCGTCGTAAGCCCATTGCATTATATTACCTAACCAACTTTTCTCATCCTTTTCTATATCCGCCCATGAGGTAGTGTGAGAGATCTCTATTTCATCATAGACATCATTGTAAACGTCCTTTGGCATCATCATTTCCACCCCTTTATTCTCAAGCTCTATTGGTAGCCATTTGAGAAATTCTAAAATTCCAGTATGCTCTTTGTGATGTTCTCCAAAAGTCTCGTAATCTACGAATATTAATCCCACATTTCCCTCACTCTTACTTATCCAATCAGCGTATTTGGAAGCCGTTAACGGATATTGATCCCAATTTGGATTAGAAAACCTGAAGGCTATATCGTCACTTAATATGTAATTTCTAAACAATATTCTAATCTCATGTCCCTTTAATTTATAGACATAATTTGGACTTCTTCCCCTTAAATTCCTACTAGTCCCTTCGCTTAACATCATCTTAAAGCCCATCCTTTCAGCTTCTTCTATAATATCCCTTTTAGTTATTAATTCAGTGTTTTCAAAAGTAGTAGGATATTGCCCAAAATACGATTTTATAGCATCCCTATGCATCTTAATTTGCTCTCTCCATTCACTTTTATCCTCCCAAAGACCAGTTACTGAGTGATAGTATGTTTGTGCTAGAAATTCAACTTTATGAGTGTAAGCCAATTGTTGAAACAAGTCTATTACTTCTCTGCCCCATCTTTCAGCTTGCTCTAAGAAAGTACCTGAAATTGAAAAGAAGTATTTAACGTCTTTACCTTCCTCTTCAGCTCTTTCAATGGAGTTTAGTATTATATTAGTTGCAGGGATATAGCAGTTCTTCTTTATTCTCTCAAATATATCCTTATTTCTCTCAGTATCGAAAAACCTATCCTCTAAGCTTTGCCTAAATCTCGGGTTCCAGAAGAAATCTCTTCTAATCCTGAACGGCTGATGAACTTCAAATCCTAATATTATTCTTTTCATATCTTTTTATAAGTTACACGTTCATAAATATTATTTGATGACAAAGTGGGATATATCAGATGTAAAAGTCATAATTCCCATAGGTGGGGAAGCTACCCGATTACGACCTTTAACAATAGAAACATCTAAGGCAGCTATTAGATTACTTAACAGACCACTTATTGAATATACAATTTTAGAGTTAGCTAAACAAGGGATTAAGGAATTCATCTTTGGTGTAAGGGGGGTATGTAAATTATAGGTCTTTGTTTGACTTATTCAAGGAGGGTATTGGTTTTTCAGCAAGATATAAGATTAAGCCAAGAGTTCACTTTAAGTATCAACCAAGAGTAGATAGTATAGGTAACGCCGATTCTGTGAGAATAAATATCGAATATTATGACATTAATGAGCCTATTATAGTAGTACAAGGAGATAACATATTCAAGTTGGATATAGCAAAGGCATTGGAATTTCACGAATCTAAAGGCTCGTTGATGACCATAGTACTAAAGAAATATGAAGGAGACCTAAGTGAATTCGGTGTAGCCGATACTACTGGGGACTTGGCAATAAGAAAATTTGTTGAAAAGCCTAAGAGGAGAGAGGACGCGCCATCAGATCTAATAAATACTGGAATTTATATTCTATCCCCCGAAATAAGAAAGATCTTTGAGAGTAATGACGTGAAGGAAATGTATAATATGGGTAAAATGGATTTCGGAAAGGATATAATTCCATACTTGATAAATAAAGGTTATCCAGTTTACGGATATCCCATGAAAGAAATATGGTTTGATATAGGTACTCCAGAGCGTTATTTGGACGCAATGATTACGCTATTACACACATTGCCAGATTCTGAAATAGGTGGAATGAGGATAGATCCTAATAGACGTATATTTGTACAAGGAACAAGCCCGGACTCAAGGAAGAGAAGAAAGGAGATACAGAGAAAATTCAAGAAAGGACTCATAAAAATTGAAGGGGATGTGCTTATAGGTAGACATTGTCAAATAGGTGACTATACATATATAGAGGAGTCTAATGTAGATAACTTCACGATGATTGGGAAGGGAGTAAAGATAGTAAGAAGCGCGATTATGGATAGAGGTTATATTGGAGATAACGTATACATTGAAAATTCGATAATAGCTAGGCATGTCGAGATAAGGTCAAACGATGAGAAACCAGTTAGGATAATAGATAGTGTAATTGCCGACGATGTAATAATAGGGGAAGGTAGTGAGATTATAGGTTCTAGAATTTACCCACACAAGTTTATAAATGCCGGCAGTAGAATTCATGATACAATATTAACGTGATAAGGCATCTCACCATGAGAGTTTCTTCCATAGGAAATGGTAGAATGTTAATAAACTTCGATGAGAAGGGTAGAATAGTTGATATTTATTATCCTTACATTGGAATGGAAAACCAGACTTCTGGAAACCCAATTAGGTTAGCCATTTGGGATAAAGATAAGAATGTCATCTCCTTAGATGAAGAATGGGAAACTACTGTATTGTATCTGGATGAAGCAAATATGGTTGAGATTAGGAGCGACATTAGGAAATTGGGACTTTCTCTTCTCTCTTACAACTTTCTAGACCCTGATGATCCGATTTATATGTCTATTATAAAAGTAGCAAATAATGAAAATAATAATAGAAATATAAAAATATTCTTTATACATGATATAAACTTATATTCAAATCCATTTGGGGATACTGCATTTTATGATCCCTTATCCCTTTCAATTGTTCATTATAAATCTAAACGATATCTGGCCTTTAAAGTATTTACTACAACATCAATATTTTCTGAATATAATGTAGGCAAAGGTGACTTGATTGGTGATATTTACGATGGCAATTTGGGGCTTAACGGTATAGAAAACGGAGATGTAAATTCAAGTATGGGTATAGAGGCAAATATAGATCCTAATTCCTATGTGAAATTATACAATGTAATCGTTGCAGATAGAAACCTAGAGGATTTAAGGCAAAAAATAAGAAAAATAAACTTCGCAAACGTAGAGACCTCATTCACGCTGACCTATATGTTTTGGCGGAATTGGCTAAAGAAAAATAAACTCTTCAGAAACAGTTTAATGCAAGATATTAAGAGAGTCTATGATGTTAGCCTTTTTATAATAAGAAATCACATGGACATTAACGGGTCAATAATAGCCTCCTCAGACTTCTCCTTTGTAAAGATCTATGGGGATTCATATCAATACTGTTGGCCTAGGGATGCGGCAATTGCTGCTTATGCCCTAGATCTAGCTGGTTATAAAGAACTAGCATTAAGACATTTTCAATTTATTTCTAATATAGTAAATTCTGAAGGTTTCTTGTACCATAAATATAATCCAAATACAACTCTAGCTAGTTCTTGGCATCCTTGGTTTTATAAGGGGAAAAGGATATATCCAATCCAAGAAGACGAGACAGCATTAGAAGTATGGGCAATAGTTAGCCATTACGAAAAATACGAAGACATTGACGAAATACTTCCCTTATATAAGAAGTTCGTAAAGCCGGCCTTAAAATTTATGATGTCCTTTATGGAAGAGGGATTACCAAAACCATCTTTTGATCTGTGGGAAGAAAGATATGGCATACATATTTATACAGTATCTACAGTTTACGGTGCATTGACGAAGGGAGCAAAGTTAGCTTATGATGTAGGAGATGAAATATTAAGTGAAGACTTAAGTGATACGTCAGGTTTATTAAAAGGAATGGTTTTGAAACGAATGACATATAATGGAAGGTTTATTAGAAGAATAGATGAGGAAAACAATCAAGATCTAACCGTGGACTCAAGTCTCTATGCCCCATTCTTCTTTGGTCTTGTGGACGCAAATGACAAAATTATGATAAATACCATTAACGAGATTGAAAATAAATTAACCGTGAACGGTGGAGTAATAAGGTATGAGAATGATATGTATCAGAGGAGGAGAAAACAACCAAATCCTTGGATAATCACAACATTATGGCTAGCTGAATATTATGCTACAATTAACGATAAAAATAAGGCAAACGAGTACATAAAATGGGTAATTAATAGGGCATTACCAACTGGCTTTTTACCAGAACAAGTGGATCCAGAAACTTTTGAGCCGACATCAGTTACACCTTTAGTGTGGTCTCACGCTGAATTCATAATAGCAATTAATAAGCTCTTAAACCATATATAACCCTTGGATGATCCCCTTAGACCAGTGCGAGGAGGAATGGCTTTTACCAACTAGGACTGGAGGATATGCATCATCCACAATATGCGGAATAAACGCCAGGACTTACCATGGATACTTAATAGTTCCATTAAACCAACCACATCATAGATTCCTAATACTTTCCAAGTTTGAGGATTTCTTGCTTATTAACGGGAACGCGTACTCGATGTCGACTAATCATTATCCGAACTCATATTATCCAGATGGGTATAAATATCTAGTAAACGTTGAAAAAACCGGTAATAACAAAATAACTTGGTATTATGACTTTGGCTATTCACAAGTTCAAAAAACTCTAAAGGTTCATAAAGGTTACAATGCGATAACAATTACCTATATTGCGACTAGGGGTAAATTCAAATTATGTCCCTTCGTTACTTTTAGAAGCCATCATCTAGCTAAGAAATTCCAAAACGAATTCTTTACGTATGAGATTTATCCACCAAATATAATTTACGTATTATATGAGGGGAAAAGAATTTTGAACTTTGAAATTCATGATAAGTATGAGCTAATGAATTCTGGTTACTGGTATTATAACTTTATTTATAAATTGGATCAAGAGTTAGGGAATAATTATATGGAAGATTTATATAATCCATTCTGCATTATCTCAACCTCAAATAAGATCTCAGTTACAGCATATTACGACCAACGTCCAAAGGATTTGAACGTTGAAGAAACTGATCACTATGATATTTTAAAACTTCTTTCAGTGGCAGGAAAAGACTTTGTAGTCAAAGGAAAAGACGGCTGGGCAATTATAGCTGGATATCACTGGTTTGACGAGTGGGGGAGAGACACTTTCATATCTTTAGAAGGACTTTTACTCGTTGATAAACAGTATGATATTGCTAAACAAATAATTCTCAGATATTTAAATCTTGAAAAAAGGGGTATGCTACCAAACAATTTCATAAGCTATAACGGAGAACCAGTATACAAAGGTGTTGATATTTCACTCTGGGCTATAAACGCAATTTATAAAACTTATATTTATTCACGAGATAATGACTTTATTAGAAAGGTATTTGATAAGGTCTTGGATATAATAGACTGGTATTCCAAGGGAAATGGAGTAGTCTATAACGTTGATAACCTAATTTTCCACAAAGGAGCCCCAAGAACTTGGATGGACGCATCTTATGATAGTAGAATAGTAACCCCAAGAGAAGGCGCTGCAGTTGAGATAAACGCATTATGGTATAACGCGTTAAGGATAGCTGAATTCTTACTTAAGGAATTGGGAGAAAAAGCAGAATATTTATCAGTTATGGCAGAAAAAGTTAAGAAATCATTTGCAGAAAAATTCATTTCACAAAACGGTCTTTACGATTATATAAGCTGGGATAACATTCCAGATAAGAGCATAAGACCTAACCAAATATTTTCCATTTCTTTACCATTTCCCATAATAGATGATAAGAATATAGCTTCTAAGATCTTAACACTTATTGAAAGTAAATTGCTTAGACAATACGGATTAAGTAGCTTAAGTAGAGAAGATCCTAACTATAAACCAGTATATAAGGGGGATAGGAGAAGCAGAGATGAGGCTTATCATAATGGACCCATCTGGCCCTGGCTACTGGGTGCATACGTTGATGCCAAGTTAAAACTTGAAAGTAACATAATGGAACTAAAACTTTTGCTAGAGTACTTAAATCCCCTTCTAACTCACGCCAGTAAAAATCAAGGATATATCCCGGAAATTTTTGACGACATACCACCATATAGGCCAAGAGGATGTTTTGCACAAGCGTGGAGCAACGCAGAGGTATATAGAGTCCTTGTTAACTTATCCAAACTATAGGGGTAAACTTTTTAGGGATAAAACTTTAATCTATTCTTATGAAAGCCAGAATACTAACCTTAACTTCATTATCTCACTTTATAAACGATGGAAATAGCTGGTTTCTTCCAGTAGCATTCACATTTTTAATAACATATCTCGACATATCAAAATTCCTAATTGGAATACTATCCGGTGCATTCTTCTTCGGCATATCTGCATTAGCCTCTCCATTAG is a genomic window containing:
- a CDS encoding amylo-alpha-1,6-glucosidase, coding for MIPLDQCEEEWLLPTRTGGYASSTICGINARTYHGYLIVPLNQPHHRFLILSKFEDFLLINGNAYSMSTNHYPNSYYPDGYKYLVNVEKTGNNKITWYYDFGYSQVQKTLKVHKGYNAITITYIATRGKFKLCPFVTFRSHHLAKKFQNEFFTYEIYPPNIIYVLYEGKRILNFEIHDKYELMNSGYWYYNFIYKLDQELGNNYMEDLYNPFCIISTSNKISVTAYYDQRPKDLNVEETDHYDILKLLSVAGKDFVVKGKDGWAIIAGYHWFDEWGRDTFISLEGLLLVDKQYDIAKQIILRYLNLEKRGMLPNNFISYNGEPVYKGVDISLWAINAIYKTYIYSRDNDFIRKVFDKVLDIIDWYSKGNGVVYNVDNLIFHKGAPRTWMDASYDSRIVTPREGAAVEINALWYNALRIAEFLLKELGEKAEYLSVMAEKVKKSFAEKFISQNGLYDYISWDNIPDKSIRPNQIFSISLPFPIIDDKNIASKILTLIESKLLRQYGLSSLSREDPNYKPVYKGDRRSRDEAYHNGPIWPWLLGAYVDAKLKLESNIMELKLLLEYLNPLLTHASKNQGYIPEIFDDIPPYRPRGCFAQAWSNAEVYRVLVNLSKL
- a CDS encoding glycoside hydrolase family 57 protein — protein: MKRIILGFEVHQPFRIRRDFFWNPRFRQSLEDRFFDTERNKDIFERIKKNCYIPATNIILNSIERAEEEGKDVKYFFSISGTFLEQAERWGREVIDLFQQLAYTHKVEFLAQTYYHSVTGLWEDKSEWREQIKMHRDAIKSYFGQYPTTFENTELITKRDIIEEAERMGFKMMLSEGTSRNLRGRSPNYVYKLKGHEIRILFRNYILSDDIAFRFSNPNWDQYPLTASKYADWISKSEGNVGLIFVDYETFGEHHKEHTGILEFLKWLPIELENKGVEMMMPKDVYNDVYDEIEISHTTSWADIEKDEKSWLGNIMQWAYDDAVRRAEMPSRELGNEYLRVWRYFTTSDNYYYLYLGHGSPAEVHSYFNAFGSPIDAFINEFYTISTFIHEEINKLNIKNEPYIFMLGDKRASIAWNEKEFMEIVMRDERFKTHLKNLRQWLGNEKD
- a CDS encoding glycoside hydrolase family 15 protein — encoded protein: MRVSSIGNGRMLINFDEKGRIVDIYYPYIGMENQTSGNPIRLAIWDKDKNVISLDEEWETTVLYLDEANMVEIRSDIRKLGLSLLSYNFLDPDDPIYMSIIKVANNENNNRNIKIFFIHDINLYSNPFGDTAFYDPLSLSIVHYKSKRYLAFKVFTTTSIFSEYNVGKGDLIGDIYDGNLGLNGIENGDVNSSMGIEANIDPNSYVKLYNVIVADRNLEDLRQKIRKINFANVETSFTLTYMFWRNWLKKNKLFRNSLMQDIKRVYDVSLFIIRNHMDINGSIIASSDFSFVKIYGDSYQYCWPRDAAIAAYALDLAGYKELALRHFQFISNIVNSEGFLYHKYNPNTTLASSWHPWFYKGKRIYPIQEDETALEVWAIVSHYEKYEDIDEILPLYKKFVKPALKFMMSFMEEGLPKPSFDLWEERYGIHIYTVSTVYGALTKGAKLAYDVGDEILSEDLSDTSGLLKGMVLKRMTYNGRFIRRIDEENNQDLTVDSSLYAPFFFGLVDANDKIMINTINEIENKLTVNGGVIRYENDMYQRRRKQPNPWIITTLWLAEYYATINDKNKANEYIKWVINRALPTGFLPEQVDPETFEPTSVTPLVWSHAEFIIAINKLLNHI
- a CDS encoding FAD-dependent oxidoreductase, with the translated sequence MKVGIVGGGIVGLFTAYYLGKEGIKDIIIYEKGFLGAGSIHAAGLIEPYRFDKINTLSMIKKMLKYKMNGSTDIKEVDKLWLIELIKNLEKNPPKEAWDTMREMAKFSLSEYKRMAEEKNDFDYHEDGLLELYHNSKEFENGIEDEKKSPFSPKFEVEEVKGFAGGIFFPELSRISTEKFVDRISREITDNIKVRNEEVNKVSKEGYVGEEKYDLVIVAAGVWSRILKIPLTAFKGYGYRVKGVSKLNRAAVIVDYGLAISPLSDHIKITGGFDADFSIHSKRAEEFLKKAKELVDIQYVNDLNMGFRPCSPDGFPIIGRRNNLVLVTGACRLGWSYGPAMGRYAVDLALDKVKDLGYISRYYHE
- a CDS encoding glycosyltransferase yields the protein MKRIESLWLPEDIKKVWMITFELQKIASVGGLGNAVYNMAKHLAEKGIDVTVFMPSHGRHLNEYYRSLLSLRHIDMVVEGRRKGLDNNYYHYKIGFEEGKIDNFKVILVKGLDYNTGRILDSWNVYDNTMEKTSLLTRGLEGFTLGNLSNLPDIIHAQDWHAVIPAVRIKQLLEERRIIVPVIYTIHLLNYIGVPWHYASQDWSGIEDCWHYIWMVARHELYKYSYVWDVLSNGKIEKFGCYEADMLSSVSYSYLSFDVFNFVGNWVANKSCVTYNGTDWDVEEIQNKAVTVYGTKDRRELRRRLLSSLHSLRVIPEDYTTGNMLWNSRGKLGVRDDWTFDDLGEGPLVLFTGRLVYQKGIDLLFRAMKTVVNEINNARLLVFGIPSGDYNLLWDIIERASEIRDNMRLIVGRMDLDIYKLFHYVSSVFVIPSRWEPFGINSIEAMAMGLPVIAYAVGGLRETIVDIREDKNNGTGFLIKPESIDELARAIKNALYLSEASELNRSDLLYKASEVKVDDTRYWEKVRENAITRVKTRFRWDAVINSLIECYRRTLDMAKYRALASF